A single region of the Streptomyces sp. NBC_00425 genome encodes:
- a CDS encoding alpha/beta hydrolase — translation MARSARWTAWGAAVALLAAGCSGGASGVGAAGGDGTADTRPTAGSAPTPAAPSAALPAALTGQKLDWGRCGPTADSSAPGDDWRCATLKTPLDWSKPGGPTIDLALVRAESRAGGGDRIGSLLFDFGGPGASGVSMLPSYASTVSSLRDRYDLVSWDPRGVGASEGVRCRSDKDIQAAESLDSTPDTPAEEQAFFQDAAAFGEGCRKAAGPLLAHVSTTDTARDMDLMRQVLGDRKMHYFGMSYGTELGGVYAHLFPQNVGRLTLDAVVDPSADAVGHAENQARGFQRALADYLTSTGQNPETGSTRIAALLDRLDAHPLPGSDGRELTQALAVIGIVLPLYSEAAWPRLTSALEAAQAGDGSQLLRLADRYNERDSSGRYGTTAHSQRVISCLDDRQRPTAQETRLLVPRFEKVSPVFGDFLAWDTAGWCHDWPVAGQYDTPEVSAAGAAPILLVGTTGDPATPYEGARKMADELGRGVGVLLTWKGEGHIAYGSGSSCVDSTVDDYLLKGVVPRDGKVCS, via the coding sequence ATGGCGCGATCGGCACGGTGGACGGCGTGGGGAGCCGCCGTCGCACTGCTGGCTGCGGGCTGCAGCGGCGGCGCGTCGGGCGTCGGGGCGGCCGGCGGGGACGGTACGGCCGACACCAGGCCCACAGCGGGCTCCGCCCCGACCCCGGCCGCACCCTCGGCGGCCCTGCCCGCCGCACTGACCGGGCAGAAACTCGACTGGGGCCGGTGCGGGCCCACCGCGGACTCCTCGGCTCCGGGCGACGACTGGCGGTGCGCCACGCTGAAAACGCCGCTGGACTGGTCGAAACCCGGCGGCCCTACGATCGATCTCGCCCTCGTGCGCGCCGAGTCCCGCGCCGGGGGTGGCGACCGCATCGGTTCCCTCCTGTTCGACTTCGGCGGCCCCGGCGCCTCGGGGGTGTCCATGCTCCCCTCCTACGCCTCGACGGTCTCCTCGCTCCGCGACCGCTACGACCTGGTGAGCTGGGACCCTCGCGGGGTGGGCGCGAGCGAGGGCGTCCGCTGCCGCAGTGACAAGGACATCCAGGCCGCCGAGTCCCTCGACTCCACCCCGGACACCCCGGCCGAGGAACAGGCGTTCTTCCAGGACGCCGCCGCCTTCGGCGAGGGATGCCGCAAGGCCGCGGGCCCGCTGCTGGCCCACGTGTCGACCACCGACACGGCCCGCGACATGGACCTGATGCGCCAGGTGCTCGGCGACCGGAAGATGCACTACTTCGGCATGTCGTACGGCACCGAACTGGGCGGCGTGTACGCCCACTTGTTCCCGCAGAACGTCGGCAGGCTCACCCTCGACGCGGTCGTCGACCCGAGCGCCGACGCGGTCGGCCACGCCGAGAACCAGGCACGCGGCTTCCAGCGGGCGCTGGCGGACTACCTCACCTCGACCGGCCAGAACCCCGAGACGGGCAGCACGAGGATCGCGGCCCTGCTGGACCGGCTGGACGCCCACCCGCTGCCCGGGTCGGACGGGCGGGAGCTGACCCAGGCGCTCGCGGTCATCGGCATCGTCCTGCCGTTGTACAGCGAGGCGGCCTGGCCGAGGCTCACCAGCGCTCTGGAGGCCGCACAGGCAGGGGACGGCTCCCAGCTGCTGAGGCTCGCCGACCGCTACAACGAGCGTGACTCCTCGGGGCGTTACGGCACGACGGCCCACTCCCAACGGGTCATATCGTGCCTGGACGACAGGCAGCGGCCCACCGCACAGGAGACGAGGCTGCTGGTGCCGCGGTTCGAGAAGGTCTCTCCCGTATTCGGAGACTTCCTCGCCTGGGACACGGCCGGCTGGTGCCACGACTGGCCGGTCGCCGGGCAGTACGACACCCCGGAGGTGAGCGCGGCGGGCGCGGCGCCGATCCTGCTGGTCGGCACCACCGGGGACCCGGCGACGCCCTACGAGGGCGCGCGGAAGATGGCGGACGAGCTCGGCCGGGGCGTCGGCGTGCTGCTCACCTGGAAGGGCGAGGGGCACATCGCGTACGGGAGCGGGAGCTCGTGCGTCGACTCCACGGTGGACGACTACCTGCTGAAGGGAGTGGTCCCGCGGGACGGCAAGGTCTGCTCATGA
- a CDS encoding NAD-dependent epimerase/dehydratase family protein: protein MRVLLIGANGYLGRFVADRLLADPAVQLTALGRGDDADVRFDLASGSPGALTRFLDAVHPQVVVNCAGTTRGGARELTRHNTVAVATVCEALRRSGCGARLVQVGCGAEYGPSQPGSSTAEDAVPRPGGPYGVSKLAATELVLGSGLDAVVLRVFSPAGPGTPAGSPLGRLAEAMRRAMQSGDGELKLGGLGAQRDFIDVRDVARAVHAASLSAAQGVINIGSGRAVRLRDAAAILARVAGYGGALHELDGSPGGHLRAAIGHPRLEADHGGPVAYPYPDGCGSWQQADVRTARDRLGWRPRINLEESLADIWMEAACRI, encoded by the coding sequence ATGAGGGTTCTGCTGATCGGAGCCAACGGCTACCTCGGCCGCTTCGTCGCCGACCGCCTGCTCGCCGACCCCGCCGTCCAGCTCACCGCGCTCGGCCGCGGCGACGACGCGGACGTCCGCTTCGACCTCGCGTCCGGCAGCCCCGGCGCGCTCACCCGCTTCCTCGACGCGGTCCACCCCCAGGTCGTCGTCAACTGCGCGGGCACCACCCGCGGCGGCGCCCGCGAACTCACCCGGCACAACACCGTCGCCGTCGCCACCGTCTGCGAGGCCCTGCGCCGCAGCGGCTGCGGCGCCCGGCTGGTCCAGGTCGGCTGCGGCGCCGAGTACGGCCCGAGCCAGCCCGGCTCCTCCACGGCCGAGGACGCCGTGCCCCGGCCGGGCGGCCCGTACGGCGTCAGCAAACTCGCCGCCACCGAACTCGTCCTCGGCTCCGGACTGGACGCCGTGGTGCTCCGGGTGTTCTCGCCGGCGGGCCCGGGCACGCCCGCCGGCTCCCCGCTGGGGCGCCTCGCCGAGGCCATGCGCCGCGCCATGCAGTCCGGCGACGGCGAGCTCAAGCTCGGCGGTCTCGGCGCGCAGCGGGACTTCATCGACGTCCGTGACGTGGCCCGAGCCGTGCACGCCGCCTCGCTCTCCGCCGCACAGGGCGTCATCAACATCGGCTCCGGGCGCGCCGTCCGGCTGCGCGACGCCGCGGCGATCCTCGCGCGGGTGGCCGGGTACGGCGGCGCCCTCCACGAACTCGACGGCTCGCCCGGCGGCCACCTGCGGGCCGCCATCGGCCACCCCCGCCTGGAGGCCGACCACGGCGGCCCGGTCGCGTATCCGTACCCCGACGGCTGCGGCAGCTGGCAGCAGGCCGACGTGCGCACCGCCCGTGACCGGCTCGGCTGGCGCCCCCGTATCAACCTCGAGGAGTCCCTCGCCGACATCTGGATGGAGGCGGCATGTCGTATCTGA
- the moeZ gene encoding adenylyltransferase/sulfurtransferase MoeZ, with product MSLPPLVEPAPELTVDEVRRYSRHLIIPDVGMDGQKRLKNAKVLCVGAGGLGSPALMYLAAAGVGTLGIVEFDEVDESNLQRQIIHSQADIGRSKAESARDSVLGINPYVNVVLHEERLEAENVMDIFSQYDLIVDGTDNFATRYLVNDACVLLNKPYVWGSIYRFDGQASVFWSEHGPCYRCLYPEPPPPGMVPSCAEGGVLGVLCASIGSIQVNEAIKLLAGIGEPLVGRLMIYDALEMQYRQVKVRKDPDCAVCGENPTVTELIDYEAFCGVVSEEAQQAAAGSTITPKQLKEWIDDGESIEIIDVREPNEYEIVSIPGAKLIPKNEFLMGTALEALPQDKRIVLHCKTGVRSAEVLAVLKSAGFSDAVHVGGGVIGWVHQIEPSKPVY from the coding sequence GTGTCGCTGCCACCCCTGGTCGAGCCGGCCCCCGAGCTCACCGTAGACGAGGTCCGCAGGTACTCCCGCCACCTGATCATCCCCGACGTGGGGATGGACGGGCAGAAGCGGCTGAAGAACGCCAAGGTGCTCTGTGTGGGCGCCGGCGGCCTGGGCTCGCCGGCGTTGATGTACCTGGCCGCGGCGGGCGTGGGCACGCTCGGCATCGTGGAGTTCGACGAGGTCGACGAGTCGAACCTGCAGCGGCAGATCATCCACAGCCAGGCCGACATCGGCCGCTCCAAGGCCGAGTCCGCCCGTGACTCCGTCCTCGGCATCAACCCGTACGTCAACGTGGTCCTTCACGAAGAGCGGCTCGAGGCCGAGAACGTGATGGACATCTTCAGCCAGTACGACCTGATCGTCGACGGCACCGACAACTTCGCGACCCGTTACCTGGTCAACGACGCGTGCGTGCTGCTGAACAAGCCGTACGTGTGGGGTTCCATCTACCGCTTCGACGGTCAGGCGTCCGTCTTCTGGTCCGAGCACGGTCCCTGCTACCGCTGCCTGTACCCGGAGCCCCCGCCGCCGGGCATGGTCCCCTCCTGCGCCGAGGGCGGCGTGCTGGGCGTGCTGTGCGCGTCCATCGGGTCGATCCAGGTCAACGAGGCGATCAAGCTGCTCGCGGGCATCGGCGAGCCGCTGGTCGGCCGCCTGATGATCTACGACGCCCTGGAGATGCAGTACCGCCAGGTCAAGGTCCGCAAGGACCCCGACTGCGCGGTCTGCGGCGAGAACCCGACGGTGACCGAGCTCATCGACTACGAGGCCTTCTGCGGCGTCGTCTCCGAGGAGGCCCAGCAGGCGGCGGCCGGCTCGACGATCACTCCCAAGCAGCTCAAGGAGTGGATCGACGACGGCGAGAGCATCGAGATCATCGACGTCCGCGAGCCGAACGAGTACGAGATCGTCTCCATCCCGGGCGCCAAGCTCATCCCGAAGAACGAGTTCCTGATGGGCACCGCCCTGGAGGCCCTGCCGCAGGACAAGAGGATCGTCTTGCACTGCAAGACGGGTGTCCGCAGTGCGGAAGTCCTCGCCGTGCTGAAGTCCGCGGGCTTCTCCGACGCGGTGCACGTCGGCGGCGGCGTGATCGGCTGGGTCCACCAGATCGAACCGAGCAAGCCCGTCTACTGA
- a CDS encoding spherulation-specific family 4 protein: MSYLTGTPAGSAHPGTTDVRTGLGVPGLAHPLVAPAEWGELARPGRPLHWVALDVFDGPGSRPDPSCLESAGRLRNAGIRVLGRIDALYGTRAFAEVISEAQRYLDWYQVDGFLLDRCPADRATLPGLRRTAGALRTLHDAPHVVLDHGVHPYPGYAELADQLVTFSGPWSDYRWSQVAEWTAEHPPERFCHFVHGVPRGHLDEALRIARWQGASTIWFTDGTERGCARDAWETMPGYWDDIVSRIGTGVSE, encoded by the coding sequence ATGTCGTATCTGACCGGAACCCCGGCGGGCAGCGCGCACCCCGGCACCACCGACGTCCGCACCGGTCTCGGCGTCCCCGGCCTCGCGCATCCCCTGGTCGCGCCCGCCGAGTGGGGCGAACTCGCCCGGCCCGGGAGACCCCTGCACTGGGTCGCCCTCGACGTCTTCGACGGACCCGGCTCGCGCCCCGACCCGAGTTGTCTGGAATCCGCGGGCCGGCTGCGCAACGCGGGCATCCGCGTCCTCGGGCGGATCGACGCGCTGTACGGAACCCGCGCCTTCGCCGAGGTGATCTCCGAGGCACAGCGCTACCTCGACTGGTACCAGGTCGACGGCTTCCTCCTGGACCGCTGCCCAGCCGACCGCGCCACGCTGCCCGGGCTGCGCCGCACGGCCGGCGCGCTGCGCACGCTCCACGACGCACCCCACGTCGTCCTCGACCACGGAGTCCATCCGTACCCCGGCTACGCCGAGCTGGCCGACCAGTTGGTCACCTTCTCCGGCCCCTGGAGCGACTACCGCTGGTCGCAGGTGGCCGAGTGGACGGCGGAGCACCCGCCGGAGCGCTTCTGCCACTTCGTGCACGGCGTGCCGCGCGGGCATCTCGACGAGGCGCTGCGCATCGCCCGCTGGCAGGGGGCCTCGACGATCTGGTTCACGGACGGCACCGAACGCGGCTGCGCACGCGACGCCTGGGAGACCATGCCCGGTTACTGGGACGATATTGTCTCGCGGATCGGAACAGGTGTCTCGGAATGA
- a CDS encoding DUF3492 domain-containing protein has translation MRIGLLTEGGYPYVSGDAGLWCDRLVRGLGQHQFEVYALSRTEDQEGAGWVALPPQVSRVRTAPMWTAQDDGVVHGRRARRRFAESYGELAAALCEADPSDAVALPEAAPTTQADRFATALYGLAELARDEGGLVGALRSEGAVRALERACRAPGALRTAREARVPDLLAVAAHLESALRPLSLDWYDDQGDEGGRGLGAVDVCHAASGGPAALPGLLARHFFDVPLLVTEYGVRLRTHYLSSGQGASPAGPGSTPSARSAPAAPPAVRALLAAFHGRLAAEVYRQAACVTPGNAHARRWQERCGADRAKLRTVYPGMETSRFAEVGDSPDTADPHTLVWVGRVEPAKDLVSLLHAFAEIRKGEPRTRLRIIGAPSGEEGRAYLGHCRMLAAQLFPDEADGPHAVGDNPVSFEEIGGPESATLAEAYAAGAVVVLSSVVEGFPVGLVEAMLCGRATVSTDVGAVVEVIGGTGLVVPPRNPRALADACAALLHDPERRARLGAAARARALELFTVEQNVTAFHGIYLELVSQAPMRRFLFDDDGDPRPFAVPPEACLPGLWTGPGAPVTARPGPAWAATGPQGRDASPVAATEGAR, from the coding sequence GTGCGCATCGGACTGCTGACGGAGGGTGGCTATCCGTATGTGAGCGGTGATGCCGGACTCTGGTGCGACCGGCTCGTGCGCGGGCTCGGGCAGCACCAGTTCGAGGTGTACGCGCTCAGCCGGACCGAAGACCAGGAGGGCGCCGGCTGGGTCGCGTTGCCGCCGCAGGTCAGCCGCGTGCGCACCGCACCGATGTGGACGGCGCAGGACGACGGGGTGGTGCACGGCCGGCGTGCGCGCCGGCGTTTCGCCGAGTCCTACGGGGAACTGGCGGCCGCCCTGTGCGAGGCGGACCCCTCGGACGCGGTCGCCCTCCCGGAGGCCGCGCCGACCACTCAGGCGGACCGTTTCGCCACCGCGCTGTACGGCCTCGCCGAACTCGCCCGCGACGAGGGCGGCCTGGTGGGAGCACTCCGCTCGGAGGGCGCCGTGCGCGCCCTGGAGCGGGCCTGCCGCGCGCCCGGCGCGCTGCGCACGGCGCGCGAGGCGCGCGTACCCGATCTGCTCGCCGTCGCCGCGCACCTCGAAAGCGCCCTGCGCCCCCTCTCGCTCGACTGGTACGACGACCAGGGCGACGAGGGCGGCCGAGGCCTCGGCGCGGTCGACGTCTGCCACGCCGCGTCCGGCGGCCCGGCCGCCCTGCCCGGGCTCCTCGCACGCCACTTCTTCGACGTGCCGCTCCTGGTCACCGAGTACGGGGTGAGGCTGCGCACGCACTACCTGAGCTCGGGGCAGGGCGCCTCCCCGGCGGGTCCCGGGAGCACGCCGTCCGCCCGGTCCGCCCCCGCCGCCCCTCCCGCCGTGCGGGCCCTGCTCGCCGCCTTCCACGGCCGGCTCGCGGCCGAGGTCTACCGGCAGGCGGCGTGCGTCACGCCCGGCAACGCGCACGCCCGCCGCTGGCAGGAGCGGTGCGGTGCCGACCGCGCCAAACTGCGCACCGTCTACCCGGGCATGGAGACGTCCCGCTTCGCCGAGGTGGGCGACTCCCCGGACACCGCCGACCCGCACACGCTGGTCTGGGTCGGCCGGGTGGAACCGGCGAAGGACCTGGTGTCCCTGCTGCACGCCTTCGCGGAGATCCGCAAGGGGGAACCCCGCACCCGGCTGCGGATCATCGGCGCGCCGTCCGGCGAGGAGGGCCGGGCCTACCTCGGCCACTGCCGGATGCTGGCCGCCCAGCTCTTCCCCGACGAGGCGGACGGACCGCACGCCGTCGGCGACAACCCGGTGTCCTTCGAGGAGATCGGCGGCCCGGAGTCGGCCACCCTCGCCGAGGCGTACGCGGCCGGGGCGGTCGTCGTCCTGTCCAGCGTCGTCGAGGGCTTCCCGGTCGGCCTGGTCGAAGCGATGCTCTGCGGCCGGGCGACCGTGTCGACCGACGTCGGCGCGGTGGTCGAGGTCATCGGAGGCACCGGCCTGGTCGTCCCGCCGCGCAACCCACGGGCGCTCGCGGACGCCTGCGCCGCGCTGCTGCACGACCCCGAGCGCCGTGCACGTCTGGGCGCGGCAGCCCGCGCCCGCGCCCTCGAACTGTTCACCGTCGAGCAGAACGTCACGGCGTTCCACGGCATCTACCTCGAGCTCGTCTCCCAGGCCCCGATGCGTCGGTTCCTCTTCGACGACGACGGCGACCCCCGACCGTTCGCCGTCCCGCCCGAGGCCTGTCTGCCCGGCCTGTGGACCGGCCCGGGCGCACCGGTCACCGCCCGCCCGGGCCCGGCCTGGGCGGCGACGGGTCCGCAGGGCCGGGACGCCTCGCCGGTCGCCGCGACGGAGGGAGCACGATGA
- a CDS encoding MGMT family protein produces the protein MSEQSLPDDARPEYTQGLPEYAERVLEVAELIPPGRVMTYGDVAEWLEEGGPRQVGRVMALYGGAVPWWRVVRADGVLLPGHELRALERYRTEGTPLKAASRAAEGHVPRLDMRRARWDGGERATGHT, from the coding sequence ATGAGCGAGCAGAGCCTTCCGGACGACGCCCGCCCGGAGTACACGCAAGGGCTGCCGGAGTACGCCGAGCGGGTCCTCGAGGTCGCGGAGCTGATCCCGCCCGGGCGGGTCATGACGTACGGGGACGTCGCCGAGTGGCTGGAGGAGGGCGGTCCGAGGCAGGTCGGCCGGGTGATGGCCCTCTACGGCGGCGCCGTCCCATGGTGGCGTGTCGTGCGCGCGGACGGGGTGCTGCTCCCGGGACACGAGCTGCGGGCGCTCGAGCGCTACCGCACCGAGGGCACACCGCTGAAGGCGGCGAGCAGGGCCGCGGAAGGGCACGTCCCGCGTCTCGACATGAGACGGGCGCGGTGGGACGGCGGTGAACGCGCGACGGGTCACACCTGA
- a CDS encoding lysylphosphatidylglycerol synthase transmembrane domain-containing protein, whose product MKQQGVHAEDAQGASEAAPRPDIPGEQREEVHIDEVEGDEPLLPARVHRPSDLMRLMIGVLAVIVLLGIAAFAHGTTSGLEQDINKGTGQAPDLLIKIAGLASSIAILLVPVAFAIERLIKRDGLRIADGVLAAVLAHGVTLATDLWVAKAAPGSIQEALTQPSPGDIHALTDPVHGYLAPVIAYMTAVGMSRRPRWRSVLWIVLLLDAFSMLVTGYTTPFSIILTVLIGWTVAYGTLYAVGSPNVRPTGRTLMAGLRHVGFRPVSASREETPDAAEGDRGRRYFVTLEDGPPLDVTVVDREQQAQGFFYRAWRNLALRGFATRSSLQSLRQALEQEALLAYAAIAAGANAPKLIATSELGPDAVILVYEHTGGRTLDSLADEEITDDLLRNTWHQVRALQSRRIAHRRLAGDAILVDRSGTVILTDLRGGEIAAGDLLLRMDVAQLVTTLGLRVGAERAVASAVGVLGPDAVADCLPMLQPIALSRSTRATLRRLARERAQREREAVLEASQQDKQARAEAAEADTEAVVAEKPGKKAVRAEARAEKRAIDEALEGAREEDLLTQIRHEVLLIRPQAPVEPARLERVRPRTLMSFIAGAIGAYFLLTQLTHIEFGPLIANAEWGWVAAAVLFSALSYVAAAMSLLGFVPERVPFPRTVAAQVAGSFVKIVAPAAVGGVALNTRFLQRAGVRPGLAVASVGASQLFGLGCHILMLLSFGYLTGTEKTPSLSPSRTVIAGLLTVAVLVLVVTSVPFLRKFVSTRVRSLFAGVVPRMLDVLQRPQKLVTGIGGMLLLTACFVMCLDASIRAFGDESTSLSIASVAVVFLAGNALGSAAPTPGGVGAVEATLTVGLIAVGLPKEVAAPAVLLFRLLTLWLPVLPGWLAFNHLSRKGAL is encoded by the coding sequence ATGAAGCAGCAGGGCGTGCACGCAGAGGACGCGCAGGGCGCCTCTGAGGCCGCGCCGCGCCCGGACATCCCCGGCGAGCAACGGGAGGAGGTGCACATCGACGAGGTCGAGGGTGACGAACCCCTGCTCCCCGCGCGCGTGCACCGCCCCTCCGACCTGATGCGGCTGATGATCGGCGTGCTCGCCGTCATCGTGCTCCTGGGCATCGCCGCCTTCGCCCACGGAACCACGTCGGGCCTCGAACAGGACATCAACAAGGGCACCGGACAGGCGCCCGACCTGCTCATCAAGATCGCCGGCCTGGCCTCCAGCATCGCGATCCTGCTGGTCCCGGTCGCGTTCGCGATCGAGCGACTGATCAAGCGGGACGGGCTGCGCATCGCCGACGGCGTGCTCGCGGCGGTCCTCGCGCACGGTGTGACGCTCGCCACCGACCTGTGGGTCGCCAAGGCCGCTCCGGGCTCCATCCAGGAGGCGTTGACCCAGCCCTCCCCCGGCGACATCCACGCCCTGACCGACCCGGTGCACGGTTATCTCGCGCCCGTCATCGCGTACATGACGGCCGTGGGCATGTCGCGTCGCCCGCGCTGGCGCTCGGTGTTGTGGATCGTGCTGCTCCTCGACGCCTTCTCGATGCTCGTCACCGGGTACACGACGCCGTTCTCGATCATCCTCACGGTGCTGATCGGCTGGACGGTCGCGTACGGCACCCTGTACGCGGTCGGCTCGCCGAACGTGCGGCCCACCGGGCGGACGCTCATGGCGGGCCTGCGGCACGTCGGGTTCCGTCCGGTGAGCGCCTCCCGCGAGGAGACGCCGGACGCGGCGGAGGGCGACCGGGGCAGACGGTACTTCGTCACCCTGGAGGACGGACCTCCGCTGGACGTGACGGTCGTCGACCGAGAGCAGCAGGCCCAGGGCTTCTTCTACCGCGCGTGGCGCAATCTGGCCCTGCGCGGCTTCGCCACCCGCAGCAGCCTGCAGTCGCTGCGCCAGGCGCTGGAGCAGGAGGCGCTGCTCGCCTACGCGGCCATCGCAGCCGGCGCCAACGCGCCGAAACTGATCGCGACCTCCGAGCTGGGGCCCGACGCGGTGATCCTCGTCTACGAGCACACCGGCGGACGCACCCTCGACTCGCTGGCGGACGAGGAGATCACCGACGACCTGCTGCGCAACACCTGGCACCAGGTGCGGGCCCTGCAGTCACGGCGCATCGCGCACCGCCGGCTCGCCGGTGACGCGATTCTGGTGGATCGTTCCGGCACGGTGATCCTCACCGATCTGCGCGGCGGCGAGATCGCGGCAGGCGACCTGCTCCTGCGCATGGACGTCGCCCAGCTGGTGACGACACTGGGCCTGCGGGTGGGCGCCGAGCGCGCGGTTGCCTCCGCGGTGGGCGTGCTGGGTCCGGACGCGGTCGCGGACTGTCTGCCGATGCTCCAGCCCATCGCCCTGTCCCGCTCCACGCGCGCGACGCTGCGCCGACTGGCACGCGAGCGCGCGCAACGCGAGCGGGAAGCCGTCCTCGAAGCCTCCCAGCAGGACAAGCAGGCCCGCGCCGAGGCCGCCGAGGCCGACACCGAGGCCGTCGTCGCGGAGAAGCCCGGCAAGAAGGCCGTGCGCGCGGAGGCCCGGGCCGAGAAACGGGCCATCGACGAGGCGCTGGAGGGGGCCCGCGAGGAGGACCTGCTGACGCAGATCCGGCACGAGGTGCTGCTGATCCGTCCCCAGGCGCCGGTCGAGCCCGCCAGGCTGGAACGGGTGCGGCCGCGCACCCTGATGAGCTTCATCGCCGGCGCCATCGGCGCGTACTTCCTGCTCACCCAGCTCACCCACATCGAGTTCGGCCCGCTGATCGCCAACGCCGAATGGGGCTGGGTCGCCGCGGCCGTGCTGTTCTCGGCGTTGAGCTATGTCGCCGCCGCGATGAGCCTGCTGGGGTTCGTGCCGGAGCGGGTGCCGTTCCCGCGGACCGTGGCCGCGCAGGTCGCCGGGTCCTTCGTGAAGATCGTCGCGCCGGCCGCGGTCGGCGGCGTCGCACTCAACACGCGCTTCCTGCAGCGCGCGGGGGTGCGGCCGGGACTCGCGGTGGCCAGCGTCGGCGCCTCGCAGCTCTTCGGGCTCGGCTGCCACATCCTGATGCTGCTGTCCTTCGGCTATCTGACCGGCACCGAGAAGACGCCGTCGCTGTCGCCGTCCCGCACGGTCATCGCGGGTCTGCTCACGGTCGCGGTGCTCGTGCTCGTGGTGACGTCGGTGCCGTTCCTGCGCAAGTTCGTCTCCACGCGCGTGCGGTCGCTGTTCGCGGGCGTCGTGCCGCGCATGCTGGACGTCCTGCAGCGGCCGCAGAAGCTGGTCACCGGCATCGGCGGCATGCTGCTGCTCACCGCCTGCTTCGTGATGTGCCTGGACGCGTCGATCCGCGCGTTCGGCGACGAGTCGACCTCCCTCAGCATCGCGAGCGTCGCCGTCGTCTTCCTCGCCGGCAACGCGCTCGGCTCCGCGGCGCCGACGCCCGGCGGAGTCGGCGCGGTCGAGGCGACCCTGACGGTCGGCCTGATCGCGGTGGGTCTGCCCAAGGAGGTCGCCGCTCCCGCGGTGCTCCTCTTCCGGCTGCTGACCCTGTGGCTGCCGGTGCTGCCCGGCTGGCTGGCCTTCAACCATCTGAGCCGCAAGGGCGCCCTCTAG
- a CDS encoding alpha/beta hydrolase — protein MPIPSRPRAAAVTATAVLLSSLVAGCAQDAPSGDLTGQKLSWKDCPAPSRSEGGGGAPSPLPDGDPWQCATLKAPLDWDDPEGDTIDLALIRARTSGAESRRIGSLIFNFGGPGGSGVSTLPAFGDEYATLRTRYDLVSFDPRGVGRSAGVHCEDDQQLDAYFQQDATPDDAAERTALLDNTRKFNAACEKHSKKMLPRVRTTDAARDMDLMRQVLGDDRLHYFGISYGTELGGVYAHLFPKKVGRAVFDAVVDPTQTSEQGSLGQARGFQRALDNFAKDCTSKTQDCPVGDTAQDVEARIAALLKRLDSKPIPGIFPRTLTQSAATNGIAQALYSKDFWEYLTEGLEQAYDGDGQILMLLSDLMNGRSENGEYSNIAAANVSINCADDKPRYSTAYVERRLPEFRAASALFGDFMAWSMLGCTDWAVPGAADHPDVSAPGSAPILVVGNTGDPATPYEGARKMADALGRGVGVELTYKGQGHGAYGSDSPCVQRAVDGYLLNGRTPADGTVCS, from the coding sequence ATGCCGATCCCCTCCCGCCCGCGCGCTGCCGCCGTGACCGCCACCGCCGTGCTGCTGTCCTCGCTGGTGGCGGGCTGTGCGCAGGACGCACCGTCCGGGGATCTGACGGGGCAGAAGCTGAGCTGGAAGGACTGTCCCGCCCCGTCCCGGTCCGAGGGCGGCGGCGGCGCGCCGTCCCCGCTGCCGGACGGCGACCCGTGGCAGTGCGCCACCCTGAAGGCTCCCCTCGACTGGGACGATCCCGAGGGCGACACGATCGACCTCGCGCTGATCCGGGCCCGGACGAGCGGCGCCGAGAGCCGGCGCATCGGCTCGCTGATCTTCAACTTCGGCGGCCCCGGCGGCTCGGGCGTCTCGACGCTGCCAGCGTTCGGCGACGAGTACGCGACCCTGCGCACCCGGTACGACCTCGTCAGCTTCGACCCGCGCGGGGTGGGCCGCAGTGCCGGCGTGCACTGCGAGGACGACCAGCAGCTCGACGCGTACTTCCAGCAGGACGCCACCCCCGACGACGCCGCGGAGCGCACCGCACTGCTGGACAACACCAGGAAGTTCAACGCGGCCTGCGAGAAGCACTCGAAGAAGATGCTGCCGCGGGTGCGGACCACCGACGCGGCCCGCGACATGGACCTGATGCGCCAGGTGCTCGGCGACGACCGGCTGCACTACTTCGGCATCTCCTACGGCACGGAGCTGGGCGGCGTGTACGCCCATCTGTTCCCGAAGAAGGTGGGACGAGCCGTCTTCGACGCGGTCGTCGACCCGACCCAGACCTCCGAGCAGGGCTCGCTCGGGCAGGCCAGGGGTTTCCAGCGCGCGCTCGACAACTTCGCGAAGGACTGCACGTCGAAGACACAGGACTGTCCCGTCGGAGACACCGCGCAGGACGTCGAGGCCCGCATCGCCGCGCTGCTGAAGCGCCTCGACTCCAAGCCCATCCCGGGGATCTTCCCGCGCACGCTGACCCAGAGCGCCGCGACCAACGGCATCGCGCAGGCGCTGTACTCGAAGGACTTCTGGGAGTACCTCACCGAGGGCCTGGAACAGGCCTACGACGGCGACGGCCAGATTCTGATGCTGCTGTCCGACCTGATGAACGGCCGCAGCGAGAACGGCGAGTACAGCAACATCGCGGCCGCCAACGTCTCCATCAACTGCGCCGACGACAAGCCGCGTTACTCGACCGCCTACGTGGAGAGGAGGCTGCCGGAGTTCCGTGCGGCCTCCGCGCTCTTCGGCGACTTCATGGCCTGGTCGATGCTCGGCTGCACCGACTGGGCCGTGCCCGGGGCCGCCGATCACCCGGACGTGAGCGCGCCCGGGTCCGCGCCGATCCTCGTGGTGGGCAACACCGGCGACCCGGCGACCCCTTACGAAGGGGCGCGGAAGATGGCAGACGCGCTGGGCCGGGGAGTCGGGGTCGAGCTCACGTACAAGGGACAGGGCCACGGCGCGTACGGCAGCGACAGCCCGTGCGTGCAGCGGGCGGTGGACGGCTATCTGCTGAACGGCAGGACGCCGGCCGACGGGACCGTCTGTTCCTGA